The Capra hircus breed San Clemente chromosome 2, ASM170441v1, whole genome shotgun sequence genome window below encodes:
- the PRKAG3 gene encoding 5'-AMP-activated protein kinase subunit gamma-3 isoform X4, producing the protein MEPAELKHALPRSLFFTQTPSWSSFGGPEHQEMSFLEQGDSTSWPSPAMTTNAEISLGEQRTKVSRWTSQEDVEEGELPGLEGGPQSRPAAESTGLEATLPKATPLAPANPLSEVGTPTTERDSLPADCTASASGSSTDGLDLGIEFSAPAAWGDELGLVEERPAQCPPPQVPVLRLGWDDELRKPGAQVYMHFMQEHTCYDAMATSSKLVIFDTMLQIKKAFFALVANGVRAAPLWDSKKQSFVGMLTITDFILVLHRYYRSPLVQIYEIEEHKIETWREIYLQGCFKPLVSISPSDSLFEAVYTLIKNRIHRLPVLDPVSGAVLHILTHKRLLKFLHIFGTLLPRPSFLSRTIQDLGIGTFRDLAVVLETAPILTALDIFVDRRVSALPVINEAGQVVGLYSRFDVIHLAAQQTYNHLDISVGEALRRRTLCLEGVLSCQPHETLGEVIDRIAREQVHRLVLVDETQHLLGVVSLSDILQALVLSPAGIDALGA; encoded by the exons ATGGAGCCCGCCGAGCTGAAGCACGCTCTGCCCAGG TCACTCTTCTTCACACAGACCCCCTCCTGGAGCAGCTTTGGGGGACCCGAGCATCAAG AGATGAGCTTCCTAGAGCAAGGAGACAGCACTTCATGGCCATCACCAGCCATGACCACCAATGCAGAAATAAGCCTTGGGGAACAGAGGACCAAGGTCTCAAGATGGACAAGCCAGGAGGATGTAGAGGAAGGGGAGCTTCCAGGCCTGGAGGGAG GTCCCCAGTCCAGGCCAGCTGCTGAGTCCACTGGGCTGGAGGCCACattgcccaaggccacaccctTGGCCCCAGCCAATCCCTTGTCTGAGGTGGGCACCCCCACAACAGAGCGAGACAGCCTCCCCGCTGACTGTACAGCCTCCGCTTCCGGCTCCAGCACAGACGGTCTGGATCTGGGCATAGAGTTCTCAGCCCCAGCAGCGTGGGGGGATGAGCTCGGCCTGGTGGAAGAGAGGCCGGCCCAGTGCCCGCCCCCCCAGGTGCCGGTGCTCAGGCTTGGCTGGGATGATGAGCTGCGGAAGCCAGGGGCCCAGGTCTACATGCACTTCATGCAGGAGCATACCTGCTACGACgccatggcaaccagctccaagCTGGTTATCTTCGACACCATGCTACAG atcaagaaggCCTTCTTTGCCCTGGTGGCCAATGGCGTCCGGGCTGCACCTCTATGGGACAGCAAGAAGCAGAGCTTCGTGG gGATGCTGACTATCACAGACTTCATCTTGGTTCTGCATCGCTATTACCGGTCCCCCCTG GTCCAGATCTATGAGATTGAAGAACACAAGATTGAGACCTGGAGGG AGATCTACCTTCAAGGCTGCTTCAAGCCTCTGGTCTCCATCTCTCCCAGTGACAG CCTGTTCGAAGCTGTCTACACCCTCATCAAGAACCGTATCCACCGCCTGCCGGTCCTGGACCCAGTCTCAGGTGCCGTGCTGCACATCCTCACACACAAACGGCTTCTCAAGTTCCTGCACATCTTT GGCACCCTGCTGCCCCggccctccttcctctcccgCACCATCCAAGATCTGGGCATTGGCACATTTCGAGACTTGGCCGTGGTGCTGGAAACGGCACCCATCCTCACCGCGCTGGACATCTTTGTGGACCGGCGCGTGTCTGCGCTGCCGGTGATCAACGAAGCTG GACAGGTCGTGGGCCTCTACTCCCGCTTTGATGTGATT CACCTGGCAGCCCAACAAACATACAACCACCTGGACATAAGCGTGGGAGAAGCACTGAGGCGGAGGACGCTGTGTCTGGAGGGAGTTCTTTCCTGCCAGCCCCACGAGACCTTGGGGGAAGTCATCGACCGGATTGCCCGGGAGCAG GTGCACCGGCTGGTGCTCGTGGATGAAACCCAGCACCTCCTGGGCGTGGTGTCCCTCTCCGACATCCTCCAAGCTCTAGTGCTCAGCCCTGCTGGCATCGACGCCCTCGGGGCCTGA
- the PRKAG3 gene encoding 5'-AMP-activated protein kinase subunit gamma-3 isoform X3: MEPAELKHALPRSLFFTQTPSWSSFGGPEHQEMSFLEQGDSTSWPSPAMTTNAEISLGEQRTKVSRWTSQEDVEEGELPGLEGGPQSRPAAESTGLEATLPKATPLAPANPLSEVGTPTTERDSLPADCTASASGSSTDGLDLGIEFSAPAAWGDELGLVEERPAQCPPPQVPVLRLGWDDELRKPGAQVYMHFMQEHTCYDAMATSSKLVIFDTMLQIKKAFFALVANGVRAAPLWDSKKQSFVGMLTITDFILVLHRYYRSPLVQIYEIEEHKIETWREIYLQGCFKPLVSISPSDSLFEAVYTLIKNRIHRLPVLDPVSGAVLHILTHKRLLKFLHIFQGTLLPRPSFLSRTIQDLGIGTFRDLAVVLETAPILTALDIFVDRRVSALPVINEAGQVVGLYSRFDVIHLAAQQTYNHLDISVGEALRRRTLCLEGVLSCQPHETLGEVIDRIAREQVHRLVLVDETQHLLGVVSLSDILQALVLSPAGIDALGA; this comes from the exons ATGGAGCCCGCCGAGCTGAAGCACGCTCTGCCCAGG TCACTCTTCTTCACACAGACCCCCTCCTGGAGCAGCTTTGGGGGACCCGAGCATCAAG AGATGAGCTTCCTAGAGCAAGGAGACAGCACTTCATGGCCATCACCAGCCATGACCACCAATGCAGAAATAAGCCTTGGGGAACAGAGGACCAAGGTCTCAAGATGGACAAGCCAGGAGGATGTAGAGGAAGGGGAGCTTCCAGGCCTGGAGGGAG GTCCCCAGTCCAGGCCAGCTGCTGAGTCCACTGGGCTGGAGGCCACattgcccaaggccacaccctTGGCCCCAGCCAATCCCTTGTCTGAGGTGGGCACCCCCACAACAGAGCGAGACAGCCTCCCCGCTGACTGTACAGCCTCCGCTTCCGGCTCCAGCACAGACGGTCTGGATCTGGGCATAGAGTTCTCAGCCCCAGCAGCGTGGGGGGATGAGCTCGGCCTGGTGGAAGAGAGGCCGGCCCAGTGCCCGCCCCCCCAGGTGCCGGTGCTCAGGCTTGGCTGGGATGATGAGCTGCGGAAGCCAGGGGCCCAGGTCTACATGCACTTCATGCAGGAGCATACCTGCTACGACgccatggcaaccagctccaagCTGGTTATCTTCGACACCATGCTACAG atcaagaaggCCTTCTTTGCCCTGGTGGCCAATGGCGTCCGGGCTGCACCTCTATGGGACAGCAAGAAGCAGAGCTTCGTGG gGATGCTGACTATCACAGACTTCATCTTGGTTCTGCATCGCTATTACCGGTCCCCCCTG GTCCAGATCTATGAGATTGAAGAACACAAGATTGAGACCTGGAGGG AGATCTACCTTCAAGGCTGCTTCAAGCCTCTGGTCTCCATCTCTCCCAGTGACAG CCTGTTCGAAGCTGTCTACACCCTCATCAAGAACCGTATCCACCGCCTGCCGGTCCTGGACCCAGTCTCAGGTGCCGTGCTGCACATCCTCACACACAAACGGCTTCTCAAGTTCCTGCACATCTTT CAGGGCACCCTGCTGCCCCggccctccttcctctcccgCACCATCCAAGATCTGGGCATTGGCACATTTCGAGACTTGGCCGTGGTGCTGGAAACGGCACCCATCCTCACCGCGCTGGACATCTTTGTGGACCGGCGCGTGTCTGCGCTGCCGGTGATCAACGAAGCTG GACAGGTCGTGGGCCTCTACTCCCGCTTTGATGTGATT CACCTGGCAGCCCAACAAACATACAACCACCTGGACATAAGCGTGGGAGAAGCACTGAGGCGGAGGACGCTGTGTCTGGAGGGAGTTCTTTCCTGCCAGCCCCACGAGACCTTGGGGGAAGTCATCGACCGGATTGCCCGGGAGCAG GTGCACCGGCTGGTGCTCGTGGATGAAACCCAGCACCTCCTGGGCGTGGTGTCCCTCTCCGACATCCTCCAAGCTCTAGTGCTCAGCCCTGCTGGCATCGACGCCCTCGGGGCCTGA
- the PRKAG3 gene encoding 5'-AMP-activated protein kinase subunit gamma-3 isoform X5, with protein MEPAELKHALPRTPSWSSFGGPEHQEMSFLEQGDSTSWPSPAMTTNAEISLGEQRTKVSRWTSQEDVEEGELPGLEGGPQSRPAAESTGLEATLPKATPLAPANPLSEVGTPTTERDSLPADCTASASGSSTDGLDLGIEFSAPAAWGDELGLVEERPAQCPPPQVPVLRLGWDDELRKPGAQVYMHFMQEHTCYDAMATSSKLVIFDTMLQIKKAFFALVANGVRAAPLWDSKKQSFVGMLTITDFILVLHRYYRSPLVQIYEIEEHKIETWREIYLQGCFKPLVSISPSDSLFEAVYTLIKNRIHRLPVLDPVSGAVLHILTHKRLLKFLHIFQGTLLPRPSFLSRTIQDLGIGTFRDLAVVLETAPILTALDIFVDRRVSALPVINEAGQVVGLYSRFDVIHLAAQQTYNHLDISVGEALRRRTLCLEGVLSCQPHETLGEVIDRIAREQVHRLVLVDETQHLLGVVSLSDILQALVLSPAGIDALGA; from the exons ATGGAGCCCGCCGAGCTGAAGCACGCTCTGCCCAGG ACCCCCTCCTGGAGCAGCTTTGGGGGACCCGAGCATCAAG AGATGAGCTTCCTAGAGCAAGGAGACAGCACTTCATGGCCATCACCAGCCATGACCACCAATGCAGAAATAAGCCTTGGGGAACAGAGGACCAAGGTCTCAAGATGGACAAGCCAGGAGGATGTAGAGGAAGGGGAGCTTCCAGGCCTGGAGGGAG GTCCCCAGTCCAGGCCAGCTGCTGAGTCCACTGGGCTGGAGGCCACattgcccaaggccacaccctTGGCCCCAGCCAATCCCTTGTCTGAGGTGGGCACCCCCACAACAGAGCGAGACAGCCTCCCCGCTGACTGTACAGCCTCCGCTTCCGGCTCCAGCACAGACGGTCTGGATCTGGGCATAGAGTTCTCAGCCCCAGCAGCGTGGGGGGATGAGCTCGGCCTGGTGGAAGAGAGGCCGGCCCAGTGCCCGCCCCCCCAGGTGCCGGTGCTCAGGCTTGGCTGGGATGATGAGCTGCGGAAGCCAGGGGCCCAGGTCTACATGCACTTCATGCAGGAGCATACCTGCTACGACgccatggcaaccagctccaagCTGGTTATCTTCGACACCATGCTACAG atcaagaaggCCTTCTTTGCCCTGGTGGCCAATGGCGTCCGGGCTGCACCTCTATGGGACAGCAAGAAGCAGAGCTTCGTGG gGATGCTGACTATCACAGACTTCATCTTGGTTCTGCATCGCTATTACCGGTCCCCCCTG GTCCAGATCTATGAGATTGAAGAACACAAGATTGAGACCTGGAGGG AGATCTACCTTCAAGGCTGCTTCAAGCCTCTGGTCTCCATCTCTCCCAGTGACAG CCTGTTCGAAGCTGTCTACACCCTCATCAAGAACCGTATCCACCGCCTGCCGGTCCTGGACCCAGTCTCAGGTGCCGTGCTGCACATCCTCACACACAAACGGCTTCTCAAGTTCCTGCACATCTTT CAGGGCACCCTGCTGCCCCggccctccttcctctcccgCACCATCCAAGATCTGGGCATTGGCACATTTCGAGACTTGGCCGTGGTGCTGGAAACGGCACCCATCCTCACCGCGCTGGACATCTTTGTGGACCGGCGCGTGTCTGCGCTGCCGGTGATCAACGAAGCTG GACAGGTCGTGGGCCTCTACTCCCGCTTTGATGTGATT CACCTGGCAGCCCAACAAACATACAACCACCTGGACATAAGCGTGGGAGAAGCACTGAGGCGGAGGACGCTGTGTCTGGAGGGAGTTCTTTCCTGCCAGCCCCACGAGACCTTGGGGGAAGTCATCGACCGGATTGCCCGGGAGCAG GTGCACCGGCTGGTGCTCGTGGATGAAACCCAGCACCTCCTGGGCGTGGTGTCCCTCTCCGACATCCTCCAAGCTCTAGTGCTCAGCCCTGCTGGCATCGACGCCCTCGGGGCCTGA
- the PRKAG3 gene encoding 5'-AMP-activated protein kinase subunit gamma-3 isoform X1, producing MCLCVPGGGWVFECLWGCVWLCMCGGKGSSCGSECRMFSPPFQSLFFTQTPSWSSFGGPEHQEMSFLEQGDSTSWPSPAMTTNAEISLGEQRTKVSRWTSQEDVEEGELPGLEGGPQSRPAAESTGLEATLPKATPLAPANPLSEVGTPTTERDSLPADCTASASGSSTDGLDLGIEFSAPAAWGDELGLVEERPAQCPPPQVPVLRLGWDDELRKPGAQVYMHFMQEHTCYDAMATSSKLVIFDTMLQIKKAFFALVANGVRAAPLWDSKKQSFVGMLTITDFILVLHRYYRSPLVQIYEIEEHKIETWREIYLQGCFKPLVSISPSDSLFEAVYTLIKNRIHRLPVLDPVSGAVLHILTHKRLLKFLHIFQGTLLPRPSFLSRTIQDLGIGTFRDLAVVLETAPILTALDIFVDRRVSALPVINEAGQVVGLYSRFDVIHLAAQQTYNHLDISVGEALRRRTLCLEGVLSCQPHETLGEVIDRIAREQVHRLVLVDETQHLLGVVSLSDILQALVLSPAGIDALGA from the exons ATGTGTTTATGTGTGCCTGGGGGGGGGTGGGTGTTTGAGTGtttgtgggggtgtgtgtggttgtgtatgTGTGGCGGGAAGGGCAGCTCCTGTGGTTCTGAGTGTAGGATGTTCTCCCCACCCTTTCAGTCACTCTTCTTCACACAGACCCCCTCCTGGAGCAGCTTTGGGGGACCCGAGCATCAAG AGATGAGCTTCCTAGAGCAAGGAGACAGCACTTCATGGCCATCACCAGCCATGACCACCAATGCAGAAATAAGCCTTGGGGAACAGAGGACCAAGGTCTCAAGATGGACAAGCCAGGAGGATGTAGAGGAAGGGGAGCTTCCAGGCCTGGAGGGAG GTCCCCAGTCCAGGCCAGCTGCTGAGTCCACTGGGCTGGAGGCCACattgcccaaggccacaccctTGGCCCCAGCCAATCCCTTGTCTGAGGTGGGCACCCCCACAACAGAGCGAGACAGCCTCCCCGCTGACTGTACAGCCTCCGCTTCCGGCTCCAGCACAGACGGTCTGGATCTGGGCATAGAGTTCTCAGCCCCAGCAGCGTGGGGGGATGAGCTCGGCCTGGTGGAAGAGAGGCCGGCCCAGTGCCCGCCCCCCCAGGTGCCGGTGCTCAGGCTTGGCTGGGATGATGAGCTGCGGAAGCCAGGGGCCCAGGTCTACATGCACTTCATGCAGGAGCATACCTGCTACGACgccatggcaaccagctccaagCTGGTTATCTTCGACACCATGCTACAG atcaagaaggCCTTCTTTGCCCTGGTGGCCAATGGCGTCCGGGCTGCACCTCTATGGGACAGCAAGAAGCAGAGCTTCGTGG gGATGCTGACTATCACAGACTTCATCTTGGTTCTGCATCGCTATTACCGGTCCCCCCTG GTCCAGATCTATGAGATTGAAGAACACAAGATTGAGACCTGGAGGG AGATCTACCTTCAAGGCTGCTTCAAGCCTCTGGTCTCCATCTCTCCCAGTGACAG CCTGTTCGAAGCTGTCTACACCCTCATCAAGAACCGTATCCACCGCCTGCCGGTCCTGGACCCAGTCTCAGGTGCCGTGCTGCACATCCTCACACACAAACGGCTTCTCAAGTTCCTGCACATCTTT CAGGGCACCCTGCTGCCCCggccctccttcctctcccgCACCATCCAAGATCTGGGCATTGGCACATTTCGAGACTTGGCCGTGGTGCTGGAAACGGCACCCATCCTCACCGCGCTGGACATCTTTGTGGACCGGCGCGTGTCTGCGCTGCCGGTGATCAACGAAGCTG GACAGGTCGTGGGCCTCTACTCCCGCTTTGATGTGATT CACCTGGCAGCCCAACAAACATACAACCACCTGGACATAAGCGTGGGAGAAGCACTGAGGCGGAGGACGCTGTGTCTGGAGGGAGTTCTTTCCTGCCAGCCCCACGAGACCTTGGGGGAAGTCATCGACCGGATTGCCCGGGAGCAG GTGCACCGGCTGGTGCTCGTGGATGAAACCCAGCACCTCCTGGGCGTGGTGTCCCTCTCCGACATCCTCCAAGCTCTAGTGCTCAGCCCTGCTGGCATCGACGCCCTCGGGGCCTGA
- the PRKAG3 gene encoding 5'-AMP-activated protein kinase subunit gamma-3 isoform X6: MEPAELKHALPRTPSWSSFGGPEHQEMSFLEQGDSTSWPSPAMTTNAEISLGEQRTKVSRWTSQEDVEEGELPGLEGGPQSRPAAESTGLEATLPKATPLAPANPLSEVGTPTTERDSLPADCTASASGSSTDGLDLGIEFSAPAAWGDELGLVEERPAQCPPPQVPVLRLGWDDELRKPGAQVYMHFMQEHTCYDAMATSSKLVIFDTMLQIKKAFFALVANGVRAAPLWDSKKQSFVGMLTITDFILVLHRYYRSPLVQIYEIEEHKIETWREIYLQGCFKPLVSISPSDSLFEAVYTLIKNRIHRLPVLDPVSGAVLHILTHKRLLKFLHIFGTLLPRPSFLSRTIQDLGIGTFRDLAVVLETAPILTALDIFVDRRVSALPVINEAGQVVGLYSRFDVIHLAAQQTYNHLDISVGEALRRRTLCLEGVLSCQPHETLGEVIDRIAREQVHRLVLVDETQHLLGVVSLSDILQALVLSPAGIDALGA; the protein is encoded by the exons ATGGAGCCCGCCGAGCTGAAGCACGCTCTGCCCAGG ACCCCCTCCTGGAGCAGCTTTGGGGGACCCGAGCATCAAG AGATGAGCTTCCTAGAGCAAGGAGACAGCACTTCATGGCCATCACCAGCCATGACCACCAATGCAGAAATAAGCCTTGGGGAACAGAGGACCAAGGTCTCAAGATGGACAAGCCAGGAGGATGTAGAGGAAGGGGAGCTTCCAGGCCTGGAGGGAG GTCCCCAGTCCAGGCCAGCTGCTGAGTCCACTGGGCTGGAGGCCACattgcccaaggccacaccctTGGCCCCAGCCAATCCCTTGTCTGAGGTGGGCACCCCCACAACAGAGCGAGACAGCCTCCCCGCTGACTGTACAGCCTCCGCTTCCGGCTCCAGCACAGACGGTCTGGATCTGGGCATAGAGTTCTCAGCCCCAGCAGCGTGGGGGGATGAGCTCGGCCTGGTGGAAGAGAGGCCGGCCCAGTGCCCGCCCCCCCAGGTGCCGGTGCTCAGGCTTGGCTGGGATGATGAGCTGCGGAAGCCAGGGGCCCAGGTCTACATGCACTTCATGCAGGAGCATACCTGCTACGACgccatggcaaccagctccaagCTGGTTATCTTCGACACCATGCTACAG atcaagaaggCCTTCTTTGCCCTGGTGGCCAATGGCGTCCGGGCTGCACCTCTATGGGACAGCAAGAAGCAGAGCTTCGTGG gGATGCTGACTATCACAGACTTCATCTTGGTTCTGCATCGCTATTACCGGTCCCCCCTG GTCCAGATCTATGAGATTGAAGAACACAAGATTGAGACCTGGAGGG AGATCTACCTTCAAGGCTGCTTCAAGCCTCTGGTCTCCATCTCTCCCAGTGACAG CCTGTTCGAAGCTGTCTACACCCTCATCAAGAACCGTATCCACCGCCTGCCGGTCCTGGACCCAGTCTCAGGTGCCGTGCTGCACATCCTCACACACAAACGGCTTCTCAAGTTCCTGCACATCTTT GGCACCCTGCTGCCCCggccctccttcctctcccgCACCATCCAAGATCTGGGCATTGGCACATTTCGAGACTTGGCCGTGGTGCTGGAAACGGCACCCATCCTCACCGCGCTGGACATCTTTGTGGACCGGCGCGTGTCTGCGCTGCCGGTGATCAACGAAGCTG GACAGGTCGTGGGCCTCTACTCCCGCTTTGATGTGATT CACCTGGCAGCCCAACAAACATACAACCACCTGGACATAAGCGTGGGAGAAGCACTGAGGCGGAGGACGCTGTGTCTGGAGGGAGTTCTTTCCTGCCAGCCCCACGAGACCTTGGGGGAAGTCATCGACCGGATTGCCCGGGAGCAG GTGCACCGGCTGGTGCTCGTGGATGAAACCCAGCACCTCCTGGGCGTGGTGTCCCTCTCCGACATCCTCCAAGCTCTAGTGCTCAGCCCTGCTGGCATCGACGCCCTCGGGGCCTGA
- the PRKAG3 gene encoding 5'-AMP-activated protein kinase subunit gamma-3 isoform X2, with the protein MCLCVPGGGWVFECLWGCVWLCMCGGKGSSCGSECRMFSPPFQSLFFTQTPSWSSFGGPEHQEMSFLEQGDSTSWPSPAMTTNAEISLGEQRTKVSRWTSQEDVEEGELPGLEGGPQSRPAAESTGLEATLPKATPLAPANPLSEVGTPTTERDSLPADCTASASGSSTDGLDLGIEFSAPAAWGDELGLVEERPAQCPPPQVPVLRLGWDDELRKPGAQVYMHFMQEHTCYDAMATSSKLVIFDTMLQIKKAFFALVANGVRAAPLWDSKKQSFVGMLTITDFILVLHRYYRSPLVQIYEIEEHKIETWREIYLQGCFKPLVSISPSDSLFEAVYTLIKNRIHRLPVLDPVSGAVLHILTHKRLLKFLHIFGTLLPRPSFLSRTIQDLGIGTFRDLAVVLETAPILTALDIFVDRRVSALPVINEAGQVVGLYSRFDVIHLAAQQTYNHLDISVGEALRRRTLCLEGVLSCQPHETLGEVIDRIAREQVHRLVLVDETQHLLGVVSLSDILQALVLSPAGIDALGA; encoded by the exons ATGTGTTTATGTGTGCCTGGGGGGGGGTGGGTGTTTGAGTGtttgtgggggtgtgtgtggttgtgtatgTGTGGCGGGAAGGGCAGCTCCTGTGGTTCTGAGTGTAGGATGTTCTCCCCACCCTTTCAGTCACTCTTCTTCACACAGACCCCCTCCTGGAGCAGCTTTGGGGGACCCGAGCATCAAG AGATGAGCTTCCTAGAGCAAGGAGACAGCACTTCATGGCCATCACCAGCCATGACCACCAATGCAGAAATAAGCCTTGGGGAACAGAGGACCAAGGTCTCAAGATGGACAAGCCAGGAGGATGTAGAGGAAGGGGAGCTTCCAGGCCTGGAGGGAG GTCCCCAGTCCAGGCCAGCTGCTGAGTCCACTGGGCTGGAGGCCACattgcccaaggccacaccctTGGCCCCAGCCAATCCCTTGTCTGAGGTGGGCACCCCCACAACAGAGCGAGACAGCCTCCCCGCTGACTGTACAGCCTCCGCTTCCGGCTCCAGCACAGACGGTCTGGATCTGGGCATAGAGTTCTCAGCCCCAGCAGCGTGGGGGGATGAGCTCGGCCTGGTGGAAGAGAGGCCGGCCCAGTGCCCGCCCCCCCAGGTGCCGGTGCTCAGGCTTGGCTGGGATGATGAGCTGCGGAAGCCAGGGGCCCAGGTCTACATGCACTTCATGCAGGAGCATACCTGCTACGACgccatggcaaccagctccaagCTGGTTATCTTCGACACCATGCTACAG atcaagaaggCCTTCTTTGCCCTGGTGGCCAATGGCGTCCGGGCTGCACCTCTATGGGACAGCAAGAAGCAGAGCTTCGTGG gGATGCTGACTATCACAGACTTCATCTTGGTTCTGCATCGCTATTACCGGTCCCCCCTG GTCCAGATCTATGAGATTGAAGAACACAAGATTGAGACCTGGAGGG AGATCTACCTTCAAGGCTGCTTCAAGCCTCTGGTCTCCATCTCTCCCAGTGACAG CCTGTTCGAAGCTGTCTACACCCTCATCAAGAACCGTATCCACCGCCTGCCGGTCCTGGACCCAGTCTCAGGTGCCGTGCTGCACATCCTCACACACAAACGGCTTCTCAAGTTCCTGCACATCTTT GGCACCCTGCTGCCCCggccctccttcctctcccgCACCATCCAAGATCTGGGCATTGGCACATTTCGAGACTTGGCCGTGGTGCTGGAAACGGCACCCATCCTCACCGCGCTGGACATCTTTGTGGACCGGCGCGTGTCTGCGCTGCCGGTGATCAACGAAGCTG GACAGGTCGTGGGCCTCTACTCCCGCTTTGATGTGATT CACCTGGCAGCCCAACAAACATACAACCACCTGGACATAAGCGTGGGAGAAGCACTGAGGCGGAGGACGCTGTGTCTGGAGGGAGTTCTTTCCTGCCAGCCCCACGAGACCTTGGGGGAAGTCATCGACCGGATTGCCCGGGAGCAG GTGCACCGGCTGGTGCTCGTGGATGAAACCCAGCACCTCCTGGGCGTGGTGTCCCTCTCCGACATCCTCCAAGCTCTAGTGCTCAGCCCTGCTGGCATCGACGCCCTCGGGGCCTGA
- the PRKAG3 gene encoding 5'-AMP-activated protein kinase subunit gamma-3 isoform X7 — MSFLEQGDSTSWPSPAMTTNAEISLGEQRTKVSRWTSQEDVEEGELPGLEGGPQSRPAAESTGLEATLPKATPLAPANPLSEVGTPTTERDSLPADCTASASGSSTDGLDLGIEFSAPAAWGDELGLVEERPAQCPPPQVPVLRLGWDDELRKPGAQVYMHFMQEHTCYDAMATSSKLVIFDTMLQIKKAFFALVANGVRAAPLWDSKKQSFVGMLTITDFILVLHRYYRSPLVQIYEIEEHKIETWREIYLQGCFKPLVSISPSDSLFEAVYTLIKNRIHRLPVLDPVSGAVLHILTHKRLLKFLHIFQGTLLPRPSFLSRTIQDLGIGTFRDLAVVLETAPILTALDIFVDRRVSALPVINEAGQVVGLYSRFDVIHLAAQQTYNHLDISVGEALRRRTLCLEGVLSCQPHETLGEVIDRIAREQVHRLVLVDETQHLLGVVSLSDILQALVLSPAGIDALGA; from the exons ATGAGCTTCCTAGAGCAAGGAGACAGCACTTCATGGCCATCACCAGCCATGACCACCAATGCAGAAATAAGCCTTGGGGAACAGAGGACCAAGGTCTCAAGATGGACAAGCCAGGAGGATGTAGAGGAAGGGGAGCTTCCAGGCCTGGAGGGAG GTCCCCAGTCCAGGCCAGCTGCTGAGTCCACTGGGCTGGAGGCCACattgcccaaggccacaccctTGGCCCCAGCCAATCCCTTGTCTGAGGTGGGCACCCCCACAACAGAGCGAGACAGCCTCCCCGCTGACTGTACAGCCTCCGCTTCCGGCTCCAGCACAGACGGTCTGGATCTGGGCATAGAGTTCTCAGCCCCAGCAGCGTGGGGGGATGAGCTCGGCCTGGTGGAAGAGAGGCCGGCCCAGTGCCCGCCCCCCCAGGTGCCGGTGCTCAGGCTTGGCTGGGATGATGAGCTGCGGAAGCCAGGGGCCCAGGTCTACATGCACTTCATGCAGGAGCATACCTGCTACGACgccatggcaaccagctccaagCTGGTTATCTTCGACACCATGCTACAG atcaagaaggCCTTCTTTGCCCTGGTGGCCAATGGCGTCCGGGCTGCACCTCTATGGGACAGCAAGAAGCAGAGCTTCGTGG gGATGCTGACTATCACAGACTTCATCTTGGTTCTGCATCGCTATTACCGGTCCCCCCTG GTCCAGATCTATGAGATTGAAGAACACAAGATTGAGACCTGGAGGG AGATCTACCTTCAAGGCTGCTTCAAGCCTCTGGTCTCCATCTCTCCCAGTGACAG CCTGTTCGAAGCTGTCTACACCCTCATCAAGAACCGTATCCACCGCCTGCCGGTCCTGGACCCAGTCTCAGGTGCCGTGCTGCACATCCTCACACACAAACGGCTTCTCAAGTTCCTGCACATCTTT CAGGGCACCCTGCTGCCCCggccctccttcctctcccgCACCATCCAAGATCTGGGCATTGGCACATTTCGAGACTTGGCCGTGGTGCTGGAAACGGCACCCATCCTCACCGCGCTGGACATCTTTGTGGACCGGCGCGTGTCTGCGCTGCCGGTGATCAACGAAGCTG GACAGGTCGTGGGCCTCTACTCCCGCTTTGATGTGATT CACCTGGCAGCCCAACAAACATACAACCACCTGGACATAAGCGTGGGAGAAGCACTGAGGCGGAGGACGCTGTGTCTGGAGGGAGTTCTTTCCTGCCAGCCCCACGAGACCTTGGGGGAAGTCATCGACCGGATTGCCCGGGAGCAG GTGCACCGGCTGGTGCTCGTGGATGAAACCCAGCACCTCCTGGGCGTGGTGTCCCTCTCCGACATCCTCCAAGCTCTAGTGCTCAGCCCTGCTGGCATCGACGCCCTCGGGGCCTGA